The genomic interval gcaaagaccatcccaccttgcggtcgggtCTGGCAAACACCTTAAAGTAGCCTTCGACTTTGTCGATTAGAGTGGTTACGGACTTGAGGTTGTGGTTTTACGTGCACGCTCTCTCCTGGCAGACTACAGCAGCCTTTGGAAAACTTTTCAAACTTGTATCTCCGTAACACAGAACCAGGAAAGGGTCCTTATTTTCCTTAATGCTATGTGCACCCATCTCCCTTATGTGAGCCcctgtttatttttgttattaggAGTTAATAAAGTTCATTTTGTTTTCTTACATCAGGAAATTCCGTCAGTTCACATTGTTCTTCCAAAGGTAAACTTTTAATGAGAACCTGTAGAAGTTTGTGAATTTAATGAGTGCCACTAACTCCACCGGGAGTGTCTTTCTTCAGAGGTTGCATCCATCACTTGTGTAATAAATATCAGACCTCATATAATATGTGGCTACAGTAGGAATGAACATATATAACACCATAACAGTGTGGACCCCGATCCGGAACTGAGATACCACTGGAATTCTAAGCTCCAGAAAAGTAACCTACATGGCTGAGTTGCTGAGGACCTGGTCACCTGGTGGTAAGTGTCCTATATCCATATGAATCCTCAGCAGTAGATGGCAGTTGTCATTATATATGAGCCCCAAGAACAATTGTCTCATATTTGACCACGCTTCAGCCACCACCATATAAGATATAGCAATTAGAGGAGAAAAATCTTTTATAGAAACCCTTAGAAATACTTAGTGACTTGAATAAATTCCATCAGCTTAAGGACTCATTTTGTATAGAACTGTCAATTGACATGGACAATGCACCAGAAATATTGGTGGTTTTCTTTCCATGACAGAGTATTTTAACCCTGCAGAGctgatattttattaattttgacTAGTTAATGCTTTAGAGACACTATTTTTGTAGTCAGGAAAAAAATTGATGACCCCCGCTGCTCCATCCCAGTCAATATCTACTAGAGAAATTAGAAAATTTTGTTCAATAACTTGGTCTCGAAAAATGTTTTTGACCACTAGACTAAGAAAACAAATATTGTCCTGTAATGATGGATTAACcctaatatgattttttttggtcTTTGTATAATTTTAGATCATGTGCGGGCAAAACCAGACAATGGCGGCACAGTTGGTTCTACTCGGGTTTGGGAATCTCCATCAACTGACGGCCTTGATTTTTTTGCTCTTTCTTGTAGCTTATACTCTGATATTAAGTGGGAATATCCTGATTATCCTGTTGATTACAGTCAGTCCCAGGCTCTGTTCTCCTATGTACTTCTTTCTTTGTAATCTGTCTTCATGTGAAATTCTCTTGACGACGGCCATCATTCCCAACATGTTGTGTGTAGTGGCAGGAGGAAGGTCCATGTCACTATATGGCTGTATCACCCAGCTATATATCTATGCCTCATCTGGGAGTGTGGAATGTCTTCTCCTTACGGTAATGGCTTTTGATAGATATTTGGCCATCTGCAACCCATTGAGATACCTTTCGATCATGAACTATGGAACCTGTAAGTACTTGGCCATTGGAGCTTGGCTTATCGGGTTCATACTTATGTCTGTTATAGCCCTCACAATCGGACACCTACATTTTTGTGCTTCGGAGCCAATCGACCATTTCTTTTGTGACTTAGATCCACTTCTAAAACTGACTTCCAATGACACCTACTTGGTGGAGGTAGAGACCTTAATTCTTGGCATGCTTATGGCTCCTTTCCCATTTCTCTTGATCCTCTTGAGCTATATGTCCATATTTTACACCATTCTTAGAATTCCCTCTAAGACAGGGAGACAAAAGACCTTCTCCACCTGCAGCTCACATTTAGCATCCGTCTGCACTTACTTCGGGTccatttcaattatttatttgtttCCTTCCCAACAACGCTCCATGAAAGTGAGCAAGATCCTCTCCCTCTTATATACGGTGTTAACtccactgtttaaccccttcatatACAGTCTGAGAAATAAAGAGCTAAAGCATTGTTTCACGATGCAGACCAGGTACCACTATTTCAAGGGTAAGACCGCGCTGTGCAAGTGACCtcactctaaggctggattcacacgagcacattacgtccgtaagtcccggaccgaacacactgcagggagccgggctcctagcatcatacttatgtatgatgctaggagtccctgcctctccgtggaactactgtcccatactgaaaacatgattacagtacgggacagttgtccggcagcgaggcagggactcctagcatcgtacataagtatgatgctaggagcccggctccctgaggtgtgtttggtccgggacttgcggccgaaatacgtccgtccattacggacgtaatgtgctcgtctgaatccagcctaaacCTTCCATAAATTGTCCATATTGAAATTTATACAACCGGCTGATGGGATGGACCTGTGGATCTATGGGCCAAATCCTCCATTTCCATCATTTGCATAGGATTCTTTAAGGGTGGACATAAAAAGCTGGGGGCCCCTATGCAAgggaactccccccacaccaccaCCACcggatttttttttctactgaatCTTTAAAGTGATTGTTTAATGAAAACAATCCCTGTCCATTTTCCCTATAAGATCCATAGAGAAGGGTCCACAGCTTGGGATTTCCCTCTATGAGTTGGAACAGAGAGTTCTGGTGGACTCAAGCAGTCCTTGTATAAACTGGACGGCCATTCATCTGGATGGtcaccatgtaataatacatttccCATGCAGCGGCCGCAGGTTAAATACCTCCCTAACTGGCCGCCATCAGCTGTTTGACGAGGGTGCCGGGAGTTGGGCTTGCAATGATTAGCTGTTCGCTGTGGCGGGCGCATTCTGAAAGGGATTGTCTATAATTAAATAAACACATAAGGTGCTTGTAAGACCCCTTGATCACAGGGAACCAGTGCAGCTGTACATTTTGTAAGATGGCCTATTGAGTTCTTACATTCTTCCAGGATTCCGGGTGCTTCCACTGGGTCACATTTACACCCCGCACCTGTATTAACACCTGTATTGTTATACTGTATGGCTTATGTCAGTGAATACATATTTTGCCTCAATAAAAAATATCTGAGAACGCGCAAGAATGGTACCATAATTGGGGTCTTCCCTCATTTAGAAGGCAAGTTACATGAATTTGGTATGAGGATGCTCCTCATCGGGCTCCGTCACATGGGCACAGTGTAACGTCCATAGTTACAAAATGAAAATACAGGAGACTTCAAGGAGGGCTGGGTCATAATATGTATTTAGATTTAAACTATGATACAGGCGATGCCCCTGTCTATATGCTGTATTGAGATATATGGAGGCCACAGAGGGGGCTCCAGCACTCAGAACATTCCTCGATTAGCCAGCGTAGAGACACACCActgccctcaagactagtgggagtggctattattatttaaagcacctgctcaccctttcatcagcgtttctgacctggctgtgtccatttgtaagtatggcctttttctgtatttttgtatatgtccccttgtttttatcggttctgtttgtgcatcaggaacgttctgttccagtttaggagttagggactcgcaagtctggggatccttgtcgtggattgcgagcttgcgtccttttggccaaaatgattaactatagcccaggtatttttcattattatgtatattcgcttctcttggacacagccgggtctttgatgctgggagagcatggtgtgttcttgtttggcatagcaagcagggtagcccgctctatgaattatcaaggcgtcacaaataggcttctaccaggctatacacgttgtgcctcatgacgtacacactatccctccatgtttcactcacttgcaccccattatccatttatttctattgaggcacttcactcattactgccccctatatttcacttatagtattacatttgcacacacactattcatttattatttcttactacacatcccatgcaccatacaccactcccctcaagactagtgggagtggctatttttatttaaagcacctgttcgccctttcatcagcgtttctgacctggctgtgtccatttgtaagtatggcctttttcggtgtttttagcGTAGGGACTCTACAGAACTTgggccatccatgtattacatgatcaCTCATAGATTACAGTGGGCGCAGAGTAATACTTCATGTATGGTGACCTTCATGTATGGTGACCTGCAGGTTCACTTAGAACTACTAGATGATTGATGGATCCGGCTGTTTTTAGAAATGGGGCTTCCAGTTATGAACGCCCCATTGATTTGAGTAGGTAGCATGCCCTAATTCAATGTCTTCAGTAATGTTCCTGGAacgctttattgaaataaagtcaTGTGAGTCCTAGAATAATCTATGTGACTTACCTACTGTAGTCCTGGTCATATCGGTGACCATTATCCGGAGGTACAGCCTCTAGAGTTAATAGGTAAATGTCTCCTTCACTGACAGTGAGCAGAGATCTTCAATATTGTGAATAATTTTTCCACAACTTCTGTTAGGAGCTAGGTACGCAGTTGACCCAGAACTTAGGTGCCTCTAGCTGGTCTGATGGTTGTTCCCTTAGAAATCGGCTAAGAGTGGAGTATAAGATACTATGGGCAACATTGAAATGTAAAAGTCAgaaaggcgtaacttgaagctcctgtgccCCAATGGAAAATCCATAGCATGGCCCCCACCTACTATATACAATACGGGATACCAAAAATACACAATGAGGCTCTAAGTGCAAAATGGCAAAAAATTATCCTTGTGGAGGCGCTGTTCCCTTGTCGGTATTTCTAGGAGTATTTACCCTTGAAGAAGATCCTCTGGAGACATCCAAATCATGACCTATTGGTATAGTGAAAAGCAACGCGTTTCGGAGCGGTGCGACCTTCTTACCCAGGCAGCGAATAGTCCCCAGGAtttgtacaggataagtaatgtaatgtctgaCAACCACCACCATGGCTACAAGTGCCACTACAACCACCACCAGCACAGCTATAAATTTCAGTCATGTCCTCCCCCTCTGCCTGACCCTACTCATCATCACAGTACTTACGCTGCCTGTTCTCATACGAATCATTAAACGGAAAACTATCGTGAATATTTTACTTATCACCCGGGATGCTGTCTCTTACGAGAAAATAAGGTGCCCACTATGTGTCAGTGAAAACAGATATGAAATCAAAGAAATTCTTTTATTGGGCTGAAAATTAACTAGAAAGGAGaagggaggaagaggaggagtaggaggagtgtGTTGAATACTAGCTCAAAGTCACGGTGTCAGATGTAACATCATCCTGCTGTGACTGAGATGACGGGTAAGCCATCCAGACCACAATGTCATCCCCTTCCCCCATAATAATATGACTACCGGAGGCGAAGGACAAGTGTGGCCTGTTACTTGCGCTACGGCAACCCACATTCTTACTGGAGAATGTGGCACAAGTGTTTCTTCTTACATTGTCCTGTCCAATGGCACTCTGTCTTTTACCACACATATATTTTCTCAATGAGGCATCACTGAGCCTGCACTGGTTATTCTTGCCACAAGGTCTATAgttatggagaaaaaaaataattggctaAGTTTGACACAGAACAATATGTAAAATTTAAGGGGCACTACTACCAattagatatacagtgaaggaaataagtatttgatcccttgctgattttgtaagtttgcccactgtcaatgacatgaacagtctagaatttttaggctaggttaattttaccaatgagagatagattatatatatatatatatatataaaaaaaaacagaaaatcacattgtcaaaattatgtatatatttatttgcattgtgcacagagaaataagtatttgatccctttggcaaacaagacttaatacttggtggcaaaacccttgttggaaagcacagcagtcagacgttttttgtagttgatgatgaggtttgcacacatgttagatggaattttggcccactcctctttgcagatcatctgtaaatcattaagatttcgaggctgtcgcttggcaactcggatcttcagctccctccataagttttcgatgggattaaggtctggagactggctaggccactccatgaccttaatgtgcttctttttgagccactcctttgttgcctttgctgtatgttttgggtcattgtcgtgctggaagacccagccacgagccatttttaatgtcctggtggagggaaggaggttgtcactcaggatttgacggtacatggctccatccattctcccattgatgcggtgaagtagtcctgtgcccttagcagagaaacacccccaaaacataatgtttccacctccatgcttgacagtggggacggtgttctttgggtcataggcagcatttcatttcctccaaacacggcgagttgagttaatgccaaagagctcaattttagtctcatctgaccacagcaccttctcccaatcactctcagaatcatccagatgttcatttgcaaacttcagatgggcctgtacatgtgccttcttgagcagggggaccttgcgggcactgcaggattttaatccattacggcgtaatgtgttaccaatggttttcttggtgactgtggtcccagctgccttgagatcattaacaagttccccccgtgtagttttcggctgagctctcaccttcctcaggatcaaggataccacacgaggtgagattttgcatggagccccagatcgatgtcgattgacagtcattttgtatgtcttccattttcttactattgcaccaacagttgtctgcttctcacccagcgtcttacttatggttttgtagcccattccagccttgtgcaggtctatgatcttgtccctgacatccttagaaagctctttggtcttgcccatgttgtagaggttagagtcagactgattaattgagtctgtggacaggagtcttttatacaggtgaccatttaagacagctgtctttaaagcaggcaccaagttgatttggagcgtgtaactggtctggaggaggctgaactcttaatggttggtaggggatcaaatacttatttctctgtgcacaatgcaaataaatatatatcattttgacaatgtgattttcagttttttttttaaatataatctatctctcactggtaaaattaacctagcctaaaaattctagactgttcatgtctttgacagggggcaaacttccaaaatcagcaaggggtcaaatacttatttccttcactgtatgcaaaTCAATGAGTAACGTTACGTCCATGACTTCCGTATCCACAGGCAGCGGCACGCTATCTGCACCAGGATTTCAATTCAAATCTATGTCTTTGTCAAAATAATTGtaacttggacacagactgaagtataatGGAGTTGccgctgtataaatgcttgacacaGAATAATGAAACTATGAGTGTAATAACATTCGTGATGTCTGTAACAGGAGGCAGCAGTACGCTCTCAGCATCACGATTAATACTATTGAAGGAGATTTGTGAataatgtgatgaagattggagattcacaaattaatgtaagaattgtatagctgcagcagctcactcacagcaatggatgcctgtctaactaacacactgactgacttctatctctctctaaaatgtATCTTTCTATCAAATTATTTTAAATCTAACTCACTATTCTCTTCTCTTCACTATGAAACACTCTCACTGATACTAATCCACGCTCTAtctgtattttgtgttttactatctctcactctctttcTGACATCCTCTCTCCTCCCTCACTCTCTGACTGATATCCTCtcctctctcactctctgtcagaCGTccactctcactctctgtctgatgtcCTCTCTCTCATCACTTACTCGCTGTTTgacatcctctctctcctctttcactctctgtctgacatcctCTCTCACTCCCTGTCtgatgtcctctctctcctccctcactctgtctgacatcctctctctcctctctcactctctgtctgacatcctctctcactctctgtctgatgaCCTCTTTTTCCTCCCTCACTCTCAGTCTGACATCCTCTCTCtgctctctcactctctgtctgatgtcctctctctcctctctcactctctgtctgacctcCTCTCTCTCCTATTAGTATCctcacaaagcagcagcatttcctggttgggctgtttatagtggctatgaatcatgtgactgtcatccactgagtcctcaatgactcacacctatactcctcatgattggctgtgccagAGGGAGGGcttcctgcaaggcattatggggaagcctacCGGGCCGCCACCCAAGTGCATTTTGATCCTCCTTCCCCTCCCCGTTTTTTTCTTctactaatctgtaaaatggtggtaGCAATTCGTACTGGATgaatcccaaaagtttcagatttagtCAAATTCAAAACTTTGAGGAATTTAGTAACAAATTTTACATAGAAATTGATTCGCTTATCACTAACATTTATTCTATATGTGAATTTAACAATGTCATCAGATATGGAGATTTTCTTCAATGTTTTGTTGTTCTTGACAATCGATCCATGCTTTTTTTCTTACTGTTAGATGGTTTCTGAACTTTTACAGGACATGAAATGAAATTATTTTCTTTGTTTTCTTTGTGGCTTTCCCCTTGTGGGAGTGCATGGGTTATTCTCTTCAGTATGACAGCAGATATAACATATCCCATTGTTGTACCTCCAGACTCAGCATGGCGGGTATAAGACATTTTGCAGGATGGGAGCTTCAGGTGAGAGTAATGGGCAGATAACACTTCTATGCGGGCACACAATGTCTatatggacctcgctttgtgcacagAACCGAACTCGAAAATGTTACcaaaagttggaagcatataatTGTCTAAAATATCTTtgcatgctgtagcattaacataacTCTTTACTGGAAATAAGTGGCcaaaccgtaaaaaaaatagcCACCTGTACAGTGGGCTTtatgcattccggtaggtagAACTCTCCTGGTATCCACCAAACACAGATATCTTCTTTAGACTACCGGATAGTGAGCTCTGATTAATCACACCAGAGAACACGCTGCTGCAGTGCCCAtgacgacgtgctttacacctctccagcagccgcttggcattgtgcatggtgatcttgaCCCCATTTTATGAAGTTTTGGACGCACAATTCTGGTGGGGATGCAGTGTGTGATACCACACAAGATAGCTGATTTTTATAAACCATTTGACTCATCACTCATCGACCCCACCATGCGAGATTACGCGGTCTACCGCTCCTTGGCCGTGCTgctgttactcctagatgctaacacttcacaataatagcacttacaagtgactgtgaaaaagccccaccgtgtgtataaaaatgtattaaacaataaatactgagttctaattcaattgtgaacctattgTAACTCAGTATCAATTTGAAATTAAaaaacggaatcagcatttgaaaatgggcataacaatagtcttgactccCCAGGTCGGTTGTGAGTAGGAATCTTTTAGcatagggaacactagcattgtttgtataccataACATTAGGagattccggtgcggttatcacggactctagtgtgaattagggtcaagactattgttatgcccattttcaaatgctgattccgttttTTAATTTCAAATTGATACTGAGTTAcaataggttcacaattgaattagaactcagtatttattgtttaatacgtttttatacacacggtggggctttttcacagtggtgattgtacccctgtttttttaGAGAGTTactaataaatgttatattttactcatatattacaccagtgaatccATTACTTTttgttatattgtgggagcacaattgcatatatcgttaaaatacagtgaataccACTTACAAGTGACCAAAGAAGTTTAGAAATTTcgcaaactgacttgtggcaaactgtgacatcatataatagtgccacatCTATAGTGAGTGAGCTCTTGAGTTTTGCATGGCgtatgtgcttgattttatgcatctATTTGCAATAGGTGTGGCTGAAACTCTCAAATTCAATAATTAGAAGGGCtggccacatacttttggccatatagtgtatctttaAATTGGTCCCATCTGATTAAATCTTGTCCTGATGCCCTATTAAAAGATATGGATGTCATTGAGGGGCATAACTCATTTGGAACGCTTTGATTCCAAGGTGGAGAGCCTCTTGAAGAAGTAGCTTCTAATCTAGAGGACTTGACTTGTTTGGAGCCTGCTGATCACATTCATATGATGTGGGTCTGTCCACAACTAAATGTGTCTTGGTCTAATGTATTAGAAGTTATGGAAAAGGTATTTTCAATATCATTGCCTTGAGATCCTAAAGTCTCTTTATTGGGCTTTGTTGACAATTTGCCTTTAGAAGCGAACGGTAAGAAAGCGGTTGGCCGGCTTCTATATGTGGCTCGGAAACTGATTGCGCAACAATGGATA from Rhinoderma darwinii isolate aRhiDar2 chromosome 3, aRhiDar2.hap1, whole genome shotgun sequence carries:
- the LOC142750791 gene encoding olfactory receptor 10A7-like, translated to MCGQNQTMAAQLVLLGFGNLHQLTALIFLLFLVAYTLILSGNILIILLITVSPRLCSPMYFFLCNLSSCEILLTTAIIPNMLCVVAGGRSMSLYGCITQLYIYASSGSVECLLLTVMAFDRYLAICNPLRYLSIMNYGTCKYLAIGAWLIGFILMSVIALTIGHLHFCASEPIDHFFCDLDPLLKLTSNDTYLVEVETLILGMLMAPFPFLLILLSYMSIFYTILRIPSKTGRQKTFSTCSSHLASVCTYFGSISIIYLFPSQQRSMKVSKILSLLYTVLTPLFNPFIYSLRNKELKHCFTMQTRYHYFKGKTALCK